The following proteins are encoded in a genomic region of Pseudodesulfovibrio mercurii:
- a CDS encoding peptidase: MTFCLGINVEEGLVGIADTRITSGNEIITARKVTAYQNGFGAFFVMTSGLRSVRDKMITYFEERLDTMEERPDKLYKMVNLMAEELRRVCGEDEAYLCRGGLNINLHTLVGGQLTGDSTHKLYLIYPEGNWVEIGQGTTPYHIIGEGGYGKPVLDRTLQHGDPLHFALKVGCLAFDSTRISASDVDFPVDVVLYSRHSHEIVEQRYEAKDLADISSWWQNRLRESVNELPSEWIENIAAKLQRVQRRMGRNGTG, encoded by the coding sequence ATGACATTCTGCCTTGGAATCAACGTCGAGGAAGGGCTGGTCGGCATCGCCGACACGCGCATCACCTCCGGCAACGAGATCATCACCGCGCGCAAGGTCACGGCCTACCAGAACGGGTTCGGCGCGTTCTTCGTCATGACCTCCGGCCTGCGCAGCGTGCGCGACAAGATGATCACCTATTTCGAGGAGCGCCTCGACACCATGGAGGAGCGCCCCGACAAGCTCTACAAGATGGTCAACCTGATGGCCGAGGAGCTTCGGCGCGTGTGCGGGGAGGACGAGGCCTACCTCTGCCGGGGCGGGCTGAACATCAACCTGCACACCCTGGTGGGCGGTCAGCTCACGGGCGACTCGACCCACAAGCTCTATCTCATCTATCCCGAGGGCAACTGGGTGGAGATCGGCCAGGGCACCACGCCCTACCACATCATCGGCGAGGGCGGGTACGGCAAGCCCGTGCTCGACCGCACCCTCCAGCACGGCGATCCCCTGCACTTCGCCCTCAAGGTCGGCTGCCTGGCCTTCGACTCCACGCGCATCTCCGCGTCCGACGTGGATTTCCCGGTGGACGTGGTCCTCTACTCGCGCCACAGCCACGAGATCGTGGAGCAGCGCTACGAGGCCAAGGACCTGGCCGACATATCCAGTTGGTGGCAGAACCGGCTGCGCGAGAGCGTCAACGAGCTGCCGTCCGAATGGATCGAGAACATCGCGGCCAAGCTCCAGCGCGTGCAGCGACGCATGGGCCGGAACGGGACGGGCTAG
- a CDS encoding alpha-E domain-containing protein, which yields MLSRVADAVYWMSRYLERAVNLARLVDVNWLLTLDMPENFGEQWEPLVATTGDRALFFERFKRADRENVLRFLLFDTEYTNSIRSCLRMARENARTIREMIPTEMWEEVNIFYHMVERAADRPETVVVNPFSFCNEVKRRGFILGGVSAAAMTRDETFYFTHLGNMLERADKTSRLLDVKYFHLLPKAEDINSTLDHIQWSALLKAASGFQAYRHRFGPISPGSVVEFLLLDHDFPRAVLHCLTVSRNSLHQITGTPIGHFSNLAEKVLGQLVGEMSFHSVEEIIGRGLHEFTDNLQTRMNQVDEAVSRTFFSVSDEPLDSPGEQ from the coding sequence ATGCTTTCACGCGTTGCCGACGCGGTATACTGGATGAGCCGCTACCTGGAGCGGGCCGTGAACCTGGCCCGGCTGGTGGACGTCAACTGGCTGCTGACCCTGGACATGCCCGAGAATTTCGGGGAGCAGTGGGAGCCCCTGGTGGCCACCACGGGCGACCGCGCCCTGTTCTTCGAACGCTTCAAACGGGCGGACCGGGAAAACGTCCTCCGGTTCCTGCTCTTCGACACCGAATACACCAACTCCATCCGCTCCTGCCTGCGCATGGCCAGGGAGAACGCCCGGACCATCCGCGAGATGATCCCCACCGAGATGTGGGAAGAGGTGAACATCTTCTACCACATGGTCGAGCGCGCGGCGGACCGGCCCGAGACCGTGGTCGTCAACCCGTTCTCGTTCTGCAACGAGGTCAAGCGGCGCGGCTTCATCCTCGGCGGGGTCTCGGCCGCGGCCATGACCCGGGACGAGACCTTCTACTTCACCCATCTCGGGAACATGCTGGAGCGCGCGGACAAGACCTCCCGCCTGCTGGACGTCAAGTACTTTCACCTCCTGCCCAAGGCCGAGGACATCAACTCCACCCTGGACCACATCCAGTGGAGCGCACTGCTCAAGGCGGCCTCCGGTTTCCAGGCCTACCGCCACCGCTTCGGGCCCATCTCGCCCGGCAGCGTGGTGGAGTTTTTGCTCCTGGACCACGACTTCCCCCGCGCCGTGCTCCACTGCCTGACCGTGTCCCGCAACTCCCTGCACCAGATCACGGGCACGCCCATCGGCCACTTCTCCAACCTGGCGGAAAAGGTCCTGGGCCAGCTGGTGGGCGAGATGTCCTTCCACTCCGTGGAGGAGATCATCGGCCGGGGCCTGCACGAGTTCACGGACAACCTGCAGACGCGCATGAACCAGGTGGACGAGGCCGTGTCCCGGACCTTCTTCAGCGTGTCCGACGAGCCGCTTGACTCCCCCGGCGAACAGTGA
- a CDS encoding transglutaminase family protein encodes MRFTLRHLTRYAYSRPVFLEPHTFRLTPRQDACQRVLAHELRINPAPAGRFEGTDAEGNPFVQAWFDGLTETLTVEALTTAETLRANPFGFLLDDAACRVPPAFAPAEERALAPCLRTDAADDAVAALTGSLLDRSDGRGLDFLLELNAWIFGNVAKVIRREPGILAPATVCRERRGACRDSAVLFIACCRRAGIPARFVSGYQSGDDAQDKRDLHAWAEAYLPGAGWLGLDPTHGLLTADRHLALAASHDPAQTAPAQGAFRGTDATATLTHTLTLTVE; translated from the coding sequence GTGCGCTTCACCCTGCGCCACCTGACCCGATACGCCTACTCCCGGCCGGTTTTCCTCGAACCCCACACCTTTCGCCTGACCCCGAGGCAGGACGCCTGCCAGCGCGTGCTGGCCCACGAACTGCGCATCAACCCCGCCCCCGCCGGACGCTTCGAGGGCACGGACGCCGAGGGCAATCCCTTTGTCCAGGCCTGGTTCGACGGCCTGACCGAGACCCTGACCGTGGAGGCCCTGACCACGGCCGAGACCCTGCGCGCCAATCCCTTCGGCTTCCTGCTCGACGACGCGGCCTGCCGCGTTCCGCCCGCCTTTGCCCCGGCCGAGGAACGGGCCCTGGCCCCCTGCCTGCGGACCGACGCGGCCGACGACGCCGTGGCCGCCCTGACCGGCTCCCTCCTGGACCGCTCGGACGGGCGTGGCCTGGACTTCCTGCTGGAACTCAACGCCTGGATCTTCGGCAACGTGGCCAAGGTCATCCGCCGGGAGCCCGGCATCCTCGCCCCGGCCACGGTCTGCCGCGAGCGCCGGGGAGCCTGCCGCGACTCGGCCGTCCTGTTCATCGCCTGCTGCCGCCGGGCGGGCATTCCGGCCCGGTTCGTGTCCGGCTACCAGTCCGGCGACGACGCCCAGGACAAGCGCGACCTGCACGCCTGGGCCGAGGCCTACCTGCCCGGCGCGGGCTGGCTCGGCCTGGACCCCACCCACGGCCTGCTCACGGCCGACCGCCACCTGGCCCTGGCCGCCTCCCACGACCCGGCCCAGACCGCCCCGGCCCAAGGCGCCTTCCGAGGCACCGACGCCACCGCCACCCTGACCCACACCCTGACCCTCACCGTGGAATAA